The genomic DNA GGCGGGATCGCCTACCTGGCGGACTACGCGATCGGCGCGGGCATCGTCATGTCGTACGGCTTCACCAACGCGCTGGCCGCGATCCTCACCGCCGCCGTGGTCATCTTCCTGACCGGCATCCCGATCGCCCGCGCCTGCGCGGCCAACGGCGTCGACATGGACCTGCTGACCCGGGGTTCCGGGTTCGGCTACTTCGGCTCGACGCTGACCTCGCTGGTGTACGCCAGTTTCACCTTCATCTTCTTCGCCCTCGAGGGCTCGATCATGGCGCAGGCCTTCCACGAGGTGCTGCACGTCCCGCTGCCCGTCGGCTACCTGCTGACCACCCTGATCGTCATCCCGATCGTCTTCAAGGGGATGGCCTGGATCGCCCGGATGCAGTCCTGGACGCAGCCGGTGTGGATCGTCGGCCTGGTCGCGCCGTTCGTCATCCTGGCGGTCGAATCGCCGTCCTCCTACCGGGAGTTCGCATCCTTCGGCGGCACCCACGGGGTCGGCTCGGGCTTCACCCTGATGGGCTTCGGGCTGGGCACCGGCGTGGCGCTGTCGCTGATCGCCCAGATCGGCGAACAGGCAGACTACCTGCGGTTCATGCCCGCCCGGACGGCCGCGAACGCCCGGCGCTGGGACCTCGCGGTGCTGGCCGCCGGGCCCGGCTGGGTGGTGATCGGGGCGCTGAAGCAGCTCGGCGGCGCCCTGCTCGCCTTCGCGGCGCTCGGCGCGGTCGGCGAGGCGAAGGCGCTGGAGCCGATCGCCCCGTACGTGGAGTCGCTGCGGCCCTGGTTGGGCGCCGCCGCGCTGCCGGTGGCCGGGCTGTTCGTGGTGGTCTCCCAGATCAAGATCAACTCGACCAACGCGTACTCCGGCTCGCTCTCCTGGTCGAACTTCTTCTCCCGGATCACCCACCGCCACCCCGGACGGGTCTGGTACATCTTCCTCAACTGCGGCATCGCGCTGCTGCTGATGGAACTGGACATGTTCAGCGCGCTGGGCTCACTGCTCGGCTTCTACTCGAACGTGGCCATCGCCTGGATCGGCGCGGTCACCGCCGACCTGGTCATCAACAAGCCGCTCGGGTTGAGCCCCCGGCACATCGAGTTCAAGCGCGCCCACCTGTACGCCGTCAACCCGGCCGGGTTCGGCGCCATGTGCGTCGCCGCGGCCGTCTCCATCGCCGCGTTCTTCGGCTGGTTCGGCACCTACGCGCAGGCGTTCAGCCCGTTCATCGCCCTGGCCCTCGCCATGGCCCTGTGCCCGCTGATCGCCTGGGCCACCCAGGGCCGCTACTACCTCGCCCGCCCCAACCCCGAAGCGGGGCTGGTGGATTCGACCGACACGCGGCAGTGCGCGGTCTGCGAGGGCTCGTACGAGATCCCCGACACCGCCGAGTGCCCGTTCCACGCCGGCACCATCTGCTCGCTGTGCTGCAGCCTGGACGCCGACTGCCACGACACCTGCACCCGCCCCGGCGACGGGCCGGTCGACCTGGGCCTGCCGGCCGTCCGGGAGGCCTAGCTGCGCTTCCTGCGGGACTCGGCGAGGCGGGCGGCCGCCCGGTTGCGGACGCGGCGGGTGCGGCCCTCGCGGGCGAGCAGGTCGAGGGCGGCCGGATCGACCGCCCGCTCGGCGAGCTGACGCTGGCTGCGGTCGGTGGCGGTGAGCAGTGCCGCCTCCGACCACGGCTCGCCGGCGGTGACCGTACGGAACAGCTCCCACTCCGCGAGCTTGGCGCGGTGGAAGTCCGCCCCGATCCGGCCCAGCTGCTCCGCCCAGGCGTGGAACGCCTGGGCGTCGCCCAGCAACTCCTCTGCCCTGCGGTCCAGTTGCCAGGTGAGGGTCCCGGCGGCCATGGCCGGGTCCGGGTCGCGCATGATCCGGGCGAGCAGCGCGAGCTCGTCCGCCGGCAGGGCCTCGGCGAGCAGCCGCTGGTACAGCCAGTAGCGGGGGTGCTCGTCCTCCGGCGCGTACAACTCCCAGCCGTCGAGCGCCCCCAGCATCGCGAACCCGGGGTCCGGCGCCCGCGGATCCCACCCCTCGGCGAGCGCCAGCTCCAGCACCGCCCGGACGGTGCCCGGCGTCGGGTACGAGCAGTCGGTGGCCGCGCCCCACGGCCCGAGCGGCCCGGCCGACACCATCACCACCGGCAGCACGGCCCGCCGCCCGGCGAGGATCCGCAGGTGCACGCACCGCCGCACCTCTGCGCCGGTCCCGACGTGCCCGATCCGCCCGGTCCACAGGTACTCGTCCCCGCCCACCACCAACCGCCGCACCCGCTTCTTCGCCATCCGCCCAGCGTACGGGTGGTCCACTCGCTACGATCTTGCCGCCCGCCGCGAAGCCGTCCTCCTTCTGGGTGCTTGCGATCGCCGCGCTCGGCGTGTTCGCAGGTGCGCTGTTCCGCATGACGCCCCCGGCGCTCCGCAGGCGGGGGCCCGGTGCCTCGGCGCTGGTCGGGGGCAGCCGTGTTCCTGCTGACGGCGGCCGTCAACGGGGACCGTACGAGGAGGTCGCCCGCCGCGGCCGCAGGGCCGGGATCGCCATGGCCGTCCTGGCGGTCGTCGCGGTCGCGTTCACCGTCTGCTCCCTCCGTGGGATCTGACCACCCGGCGGGTACGGCCGCTACGGCTGCTCCACCTGCTCGGCGAAGTCCTTGAACCGGCGGATCGCCCGCTCCAGGGAGCGCTCGTCGCAGGCGGCCGAGAACACCTCGCCGTCCGACCAGGACCAGAGCCAGCACCCTCCGGGCCCCTCCTGCTTCGACTTGTCGAGTCGGCGCCCCTCGAGGTCGGTGTCCACGAGGTCGATCTCGACGGTCCAGCCGGGGTTGTCGAGGGTGGCGATCCGGATACTGAACCCGTGCTCCCAGTCCTCGTTGCACTGCTCCGCGTACCACGACTGGAGGAAGTCGAGGGCGCCGGCGGAATCGCGGTCCATGGGGGTCTCTCCCGAAGCTGCCTGGTCCGGTCGGTTCCGCCGGGCAGCGTTCGGCCGAACCGGGCAGCGTAGCGGGTCGGACGCCGAGGCGGAGGGGGACATCCGGGAAGCGATGAGGTCGGTGGCGCCGTGGTGGCGTTCGATGCGGCCGTGGATCAGGAGGCCGGTGCGTTCGGCGTCCGCCGGGGCAGGGGCCTACTGTGTGGGCGGGCTGTTCGACCATGGCCGGAGCGGAAGGACGCGAGGATGACGTGGGTGGAGGAGCCCCGGTCGGGGGTCGCGGCCGAGGTCGGGCGGTACCTGGACCTGCTCTTCCCGACGGGCGTACGGCCCGGGATCCGCTACGAGGGGCCGCCGGGCTTCCTCGACGGGGTGGTCCTGGAGGAGGTGACCACGGTCCGGTTCCCCACCGGGCGGCTGATCGTGGACAACCCCTGGTCCGAGGAGCCGGGCCGGGAGCTGGCGGCCCGGATCCCGCCCGGCACCTACCCGGTGGAGGCGGCGTGGGCCAGGACCGGGGACCTGAGCGGCGGCAGCTATTTCGAGCGCGAGGAGTGTCCGGCGACGCGGCTGCGGGTGAGCGACGACCCGGTGGCCGGGTGGGAGGTCGGCCTGGCCGTGGGCGAGGACGTCGCGCGGGCCGGCGACGCGGGATTCGACTCCGCCGCCGCCAACGGCGGCCTGGCCGACGCCACCGCGTGGGAGGAACTGGTCGGGCCGTTCCGCCGCGAGGCCCGGCAGTCCTCCGAGGGGCCGTGGGGGGCGGCGGTCACCCCGCGGGACACCGAGTGCCTCTGCGACCACTGGTTCGAGAAGGCCCGTACGGAGACCCGCGGGGCGGACCTGATCACCTTCGGCACCCCCCCAGGGCTGGTGCCCGGTCTGGATCGGACGCACCCGGACCGGCGGCGTCGCGTCGATCGTGGTGCCCGGCGAGACGACGGTCAGCCCCTGGGGGTGAGGACGGCGGCCGGGGAGGAGGCTCCGGGGGCGAGGAGGGTCGGGGCGCCGGTGCCGTCGGCGGGGACGGACCAGAGGTCGCTGCCCGGCCCGCCCTCCCCGGCCGGCAGGGCGTAGGCGAGGGTCCGGTCGTCCAGCCAGGCGGCCTGGTCGTCGACGCTGTGCGGCTCGGCGAGCGGGTGCTCGCGCAGGTCGGCGAGGTCGAGGACGTACAGGCGCCAGGGGGCGGCCGGGTCGGCGGAGACCTTCTTCTTGAAGGCGATCCGGGTGCCGTCCGGGGAGAGGGACGGGCACTCGACGTTCTCCCGCAGGGTCCGGGCGGACCAGGCCTTGAGGTCGCCCTCGACCAGGTGGGTCCGGCCGCCGGTGGAGACGGTGGCGTAGAAGCGGTTGTCGTCGGCGGCGAAGGTGACGCCCCAGTAGTTGACGTCGGCCGCGTGGTACCGGGCGCCGTCGACGGTGAGCGGGAGGGTCTCGATCGACTTGACCAGGTAGCCGGTGCGCAGGTCGAGGATCGAGGTGCGGGTGGAGAAGCCGCTGACGGCGTAGGAGTCGCCGACCGCGAAGGTGGTCCAGGACAGCAGCTGCCCGGAGGCGGAGACCCGGGCCCGGTTCGGGATGCCGGGCACGGTCACCGTCCGGAGCACGGTGAACCGCCGGTCGTACACCACCGCCTCGGTCCGGGCCGGGGTGCCGGGCAGGGCCCGCAGGCACAGCGCCCGGTCACCCGCCGCGTAGAACCGCTCGCAGGACGGCCCGTCGGCCGGTCCCCCGCGGCGGGCGACCCGGCCCGACGCCGCGTCCCGGTAGTAGACGCCGGGCCCGTCCAGGGTGAACGAGGCGTCCGCGGCGACGGCCCGGTGCCCGCCGCCGCGCTGCTGGGCGTGCAGCACGTACCCGAGCGACCCGCCGAGCAGCACCAGGACGGCGGCCACCAGGACCGCCACCCGCGCCGCCGTGACCGGACGCGCCGCCGGACCTGCCGTCGGACCTTCCGCCGGGCCTTCCGTCACCGGACGCGCCGTCGGCTCGTCGTTCCCGTCCACCGTCGGCTCCGAAGTCGTCGTCACGAGGTCTTCCCTTCCGGCAGGATCCGCCAGGCCGCGGCGAGGCCCGCGGCCAGCGCGAGCGCGGCCACCGCCAGGGCCGGGCGCGCGCCCCACCAGGTCCACGCGGCGCCGAAGCCGGCCGCGCCGACCAGCCGGGCCAGGGCCTGGCCGGTCTGGAGGACGGCGAGTCCGCCCGCCCGCCGCTCCGGC from Kitasatospora terrestris includes the following:
- a CDS encoding Imm53 family immunity protein, which translates into the protein MDRDSAGALDFLQSWYAEQCNEDWEHGFSIRIATLDNPGWTVEIDLVDTDLEGRRLDKSKQEGPGGCWLWSWSDGEVFSAACDERSLERAIRRFKDFAEQVEQP